Proteins encoded by one window of Paenibacillus sp. DCT19:
- a CDS encoding Asp23/Gls24 family envelope stress response protein produces the protein MGEIHISTNAIHSIFDHLTQQVYGIKSISPGIIGNIAKIISAKSFYRGVDIKIDHSIVMIQLSVIVEYGCKMHLVCRELQNYLQKKWKN, from the coding sequence ATAGGTGAAATTCATATTTCAACCAATGCTATTCATTCTATTTTTGATCATTTAACACAGCAGGTATATGGTATCAAATCGATATCTCCAGGAATCATTGGAAATATTGCTAAAATTATAAGTGCTAAAAGTTTTTACAGGGGAGTTGACATTAAGATAGATCATTCAATTGTAATGATTCAGTTGAGTGTAATTGTAGAATATGGTTGTAAAATGCATTTAGTTTGTCGCGAATTACAGAACTATTTACAAAAAAAATGGAAGAATTAA
- a CDS encoding MMPL family transporter, producing the protein MAKLLFRLGEWSVRKSKMIIIGGIVLLILLASIGLGKGPSFTGSMTIPGTKSEQAADVLKAEFPPSADEGQIRLVFKAEQGTLETPANKNLINKALKNMETDSGVKSFLSPYDGYTLSEDKKIGYADVTYKLPAAEVTEKSKEHALKVANSLNDKGIQTELAGSVVLSELEVGGTSEVIGILIAFMILAFTFTSFLAAGLPILTAVIGLGIGLMTIIIGSNFVSMSSFSITLAVMLALAVGIDYALFIMSRYRQQLAEGFERHVAIAQANATAGSSVVFAGLTVIIALVGLSVVQIPFITTMGLAAAVSVFVAVIIAVVFVPAVLAAAGERISPARENKLLRKWSGNKKKHKSENFWGKVVTRKPWLTAILCIVILTVCTLPFMHMQLGLPDNGLKSTETTERRGYDLLAEGFGEGFNGPLIIVAKAAGSSDPQADIAKSTAFIEKLKGVASVSPIIPSPSGNAAIINVLPKTGPHDIRTTELVKSIRNQGDAIFKEDKVQVLITGTTSVNIDISEKLSEALPKFALLIVGLAFVLLMMVFRSILVPIKAVLGFLFTLGATLGFVVWVIQDGYLGSLFGIPEPGPVLNFLPILITGILFGLAMDYEVFLVSRMREDYSHTGDARQSVKSGMTHSGPVVTAAGLIMIAVFASFIFAEDTIIKSMGLALAFGILIDAFVVRMTLVPAIMTILGRSAWYLPKWLNRILPNIDVEGESVMNSQKKSE; encoded by the coding sequence ATGGCAAAATTATTATTCCGACTAGGCGAATGGTCGGTTAGAAAAAGTAAGATGATCATTATAGGAGGCATTGTTTTATTGATCTTACTTGCTTCCATTGGTTTAGGAAAGGGTCCTTCCTTCACTGGTTCAATGACGATTCCAGGTACTAAATCTGAACAAGCAGCAGATGTACTAAAAGCGGAATTTCCCCCTTCAGCAGACGAAGGACAAATTAGATTGGTTTTTAAGGCAGAGCAAGGCACCTTGGAAACGCCAGCTAATAAAAATTTGATTAATAAAGCACTAAAGAATATGGAAACAGATTCTGGGGTAAAATCCTTCCTTAGTCCTTATGATGGGTATACATTAAGCGAGGATAAAAAAATTGGTTATGCAGATGTCACTTACAAGTTACCTGCAGCAGAAGTAACCGAAAAATCCAAAGAACATGCACTTAAAGTTGCAAATTCCTTGAATGATAAGGGTATCCAAACAGAACTTGCTGGCAGTGTTGTCCTGTCCGAGCTTGAAGTTGGAGGTACATCAGAGGTCATTGGGATCTTGATTGCTTTCATGATTTTGGCATTCACATTCACCTCATTTCTTGCAGCTGGTCTGCCGATTCTAACTGCTGTAATCGGACTGGGAATTGGACTTATGACGATTATTATAGGTTCGAATTTTGTGTCGATGTCCTCATTCTCCATTACACTTGCAGTGATGCTTGCACTCGCTGTAGGCATCGATTATGCTCTGTTCATCATGTCGAGATATCGCCAGCAGCTTGCAGAAGGATTCGAACGCCATGTAGCAATAGCTCAGGCTAATGCAACTGCAGGTAGCTCTGTTGTATTCGCAGGCCTGACAGTAATCATTGCGCTTGTGGGTTTGTCGGTTGTGCAAATTCCGTTTATTACGACGATGGGGCTAGCAGCTGCAGTAAGTGTTTTTGTCGCAGTAATCATTGCTGTAGTGTTCGTACCTGCAGTACTCGCAGCGGCAGGAGAACGAATCAGCCCGGCACGTGAGAACAAATTGCTTCGCAAATGGTCAGGAAACAAAAAGAAACATAAATCCGAAAATTTTTGGGGCAAAGTTGTAACAAGAAAACCGTGGTTGACGGCCATTTTATGTATTGTTATTTTAACGGTTTGCACACTTCCGTTCATGCATATGCAGCTTGGATTACCTGATAATGGTCTAAAGTCAACAGAAACAACAGAGCGCCGTGGATATGATCTGCTTGCAGAAGGATTCGGTGAAGGGTTTAATGGCCCTCTAATTATTGTTGCCAAAGCAGCTGGGAGCTCTGATCCTCAGGCTGATATTGCCAAATCTACTGCATTTATTGAGAAGCTAAAAGGTGTAGCTAGTGTGAGCCCGATTATTCCAAGTCCTTCGGGTAATGCAGCCATTATCAATGTGTTACCTAAGACAGGTCCGCATGATATTCGTACTACAGAACTTGTAAAGTCCATTCGGAATCAAGGAGATGCAATCTTTAAAGAGGATAAAGTTCAAGTTCTTATTACTGGAACCACTTCCGTTAACATTGATATTTCAGAGAAACTGTCTGAAGCCTTGCCTAAATTTGCCTTATTAATCGTTGGACTTGCATTTGTATTGTTGATGATGGTATTCCGCTCCATCTTGGTTCCAATCAAAGCTGTCCTTGGATTCCTCTTTACCCTGGGTGCTACACTTGGTTTTGTTGTGTGGGTCATTCAGGATGGCTATTTGGGTAGTCTATTCGGAATTCCAGAACCTGGGCCTGTCTTAAACTTCCTGCCGATTTTGATTACGGGTATCCTGTTCGGTCTTGCGATGGACTATGAGGTATTCCTTGTGAGTCGTATGCGTGAGGATTACAGCCACACCGGAGATGCACGTCAATCTGTTAAAAGTGGTATGACGCACAGCGGACCAGTTGTTACCGCAGCTGGACTTATCATGATTGCTGTCTTTGCCAGCTTTATATTTGCAGAAGATACCATTATTAAATCCATGGGACTTGCTTTAGCTTTCGGTATATTGATTGACGCCTTTGTTGTTCGAATGACACTGGTTCCAGCGATTATGACGATCCTGGGTCGGAGTGCATGGTATTTGCCGAAATGGTTAAATCGAATCTTGCCGAATATTGATGTTGAGGGAGAGTCGGTAATGAATAGCCAGAAGAAATCGGAATAA
- a CDS encoding sensor histidine kinase has translation MSKTNEPSSFLNSGIANDDDKIASTRIPVIVWVIIVSLITLVWQTMAAPLLLPSVFFGVVMLIHIYLYWRVNDIIKHSRLIYVVIQGGLIFGSAMMMPDGFPAVLIGLIPVLIGQTITIFYETTKVVLIALSLYFCFIMNIYLSKGAQELAVLIPLLLLMIIVVVAYAFLFYRQVNARVRTQTFLLELELAHQKVEELTLANERQRIARDLHDTLAQGLAGVIMQLEAVDAHLSTGRTERAHEIIIKSMGQARETLADARKAIDNLRSRATPSIDFTEAMNNTIDRFVIATGIKTDITCQINKPISGFKMEHILHIVSESLMNVARHAQADHVNIIIEEHWKGELLVYIQDNGRGFNAEKIGKQSGHYGLIGIHERARLIGGQIQIESHNLGTVIKLILPFSHRR, from the coding sequence GTGAGTAAGACAAACGAACCGTCAAGTTTTTTGAATTCGGGTATTGCTAACGATGATGATAAGATAGCTTCTACACGTATACCCGTCATTGTATGGGTGATCATTGTATCCCTCATTACACTTGTGTGGCAAACGATGGCTGCGCCTTTGTTACTACCAAGTGTGTTTTTCGGCGTAGTCATGTTGATACATATATATCTATACTGGCGTGTAAATGACATCATCAAACATTCCAGATTGATATATGTAGTAATCCAAGGAGGATTAATTTTTGGTAGCGCTATGATGATGCCAGACGGTTTTCCTGCCGTGTTGATTGGTCTAATTCCTGTATTAATTGGGCAGACGATAACGATCTTTTATGAAACAACGAAAGTAGTGCTCATTGCTTTAAGTTTATATTTCTGCTTCATTATGAATATTTACCTTTCAAAAGGTGCGCAAGAATTAGCTGTATTAATTCCGCTTCTGTTACTTATGATCATTGTTGTCGTAGCATACGCTTTTCTGTTCTATAGGCAAGTCAATGCAAGAGTCAGGACACAGACTTTTTTGTTGGAATTGGAACTTGCTCACCAAAAAGTTGAGGAACTTACGCTTGCTAATGAACGACAGAGGATTGCCAGAGATTTGCATGACACACTTGCCCAGGGTTTAGCGGGAGTCATTATGCAATTAGAGGCTGTCGATGCCCATCTAAGCACGGGAAGAACCGAACGAGCTCATGAGATTATTATCAAATCGATGGGACAAGCTAGAGAGACCTTGGCAGATGCTAGAAAAGCAATTGACAATTTAAGAAGCAGGGCTACTCCTTCGATTGATTTTACTGAAGCAATGAATAATACAATTGATCGCTTTGTTATAGCCACCGGCATCAAAACCGATATCACTTGTCAAATCAACAAACCTATATCTGGTTTTAAGATGGAACATATTCTTCATATAGTGAGTGAATCGCTTATGAATGTAGCTCGACACGCCCAAGCGGATCATGTCAATATTATCATTGAGGAACACTGGAAAGGTGAGCTCCTAGTATATATTCAAGATAACGGAAGAGGATTTAATGCGGAAAAAATAGGTAAGCAATCCGGTCATTATGGGCTAATAGGAATTCATGAACGTGCACGTTTGATCGGGGGACAAATTCAAATAGAAAGTCATAATCTAGGAACTGTTATTAAGTTAATTCTACCCTTTTCCCATAGGAGGTAA
- a CDS encoding DegV family protein has protein sequence MAKVRIFADSISDIPQEWIMKYNIGIVPLYIVFEDQSFLDRIEIDTHEMYRRVEESGKLPKTAAPSPADFIRIFSPAIENGEDVLFISMSSELSSTYQNSLIAAREFPAGRITVIDSLNVSAGAAMIVLLATRAAVEGQSALSISEKIHQLRDEVQLNVLVNGLDYLHKGGRVSNLQHLVGSILRIRPILYVRQGRVFSGVKYRGNKERVLRKLLDSILSHIHRIDHDQVIIAHTLEAESAEWVRNIILEETCIRDVFIIEGGCAICSHSGPHSLAISFIMKLS, from the coding sequence ATGGCTAAGGTTCGCATATTTGCGGATAGCATATCGGATATCCCTCAGGAATGGATCATGAAATACAACATTGGCATTGTGCCCTTGTATATTGTATTTGAAGACCAATCGTTTCTCGATCGCATCGAGATAGATACCCATGAAATGTACAGAAGGGTTGAGGAATCTGGCAAGTTACCAAAGACTGCAGCACCTTCACCTGCTGATTTTATTCGAATATTCAGTCCTGCAATTGAAAATGGAGAAGATGTACTGTTTATCAGTATGTCTTCTGAGTTATCATCTACTTATCAGAACTCATTAATTGCAGCGCGAGAATTTCCGGCTGGTCGAATCACAGTAATAGATTCATTAAATGTATCGGCTGGAGCAGCCATGATTGTCCTCTTGGCTACAAGGGCTGCAGTAGAGGGACAAAGTGCACTAAGTATTTCAGAGAAAATTCATCAGCTGAGAGATGAAGTACAATTAAACGTACTAGTAAATGGACTTGATTATTTACATAAAGGCGGAAGAGTAAGTAATCTACAACATTTAGTCGGTAGTATCCTTCGAATCAGGCCAATCCTTTATGTAAGACAAGGCCGCGTTTTCTCTGGTGTGAAATACCGTGGGAACAAAGAGCGAGTTCTCCGTAAACTGCTAGACAGCATACTTTCACATATTCACCGTATTGATCATGATCAGGTTATCATTGCCCATACTTTGGAGGCAGAATCAGCAGAATGGGTTAGAAATATAATCCTTGAAGAAACCTGTATACGTGATGTATTTATTATTGAAGGTGGCTGTGCGATCTGTTCTCACAGCGGTCCACACAGTCTCGCAATCAGCTTCATTATGAAGTTGAGTTAG
- a CDS encoding RNA methyltransferase gives MDIVSPQNARVKEWAQLLEKKHRTRQHKYIIEGIHLVQEALRAGADLECIVYDGEQGVPYELAGFENPLQKVEWVSVTPAIIAKCTDTMTPQPVFAIVRKSKEPMQNLLSETRNLVVVLDNVQDPGNVGTIIRSADAAGAAGVVLGTGCADVYNPKTIRSTMGSLFHLPIVEGSLETLLPEAKVAGVKLVSTSLQAEYSCYSYDFTQAVWLVIGNEGKGISESTARLVDDAITIPMQGQAESLNAAMAATVLLFEAMRQRLV, from the coding sequence ATGGATATTGTATCACCGCAAAATGCACGTGTGAAGGAATGGGCTCAGTTGCTGGAGAAAAAGCACCGTACCCGTCAACATAAATATATTATTGAAGGCATTCATTTGGTTCAGGAGGCGCTCCGCGCTGGCGCTGATCTAGAGTGTATCGTCTATGATGGAGAGCAAGGCGTACCGTACGAACTTGCGGGATTCGAAAACCCACTTCAGAAGGTTGAATGGGTTAGTGTAACACCTGCAATTATCGCCAAATGTACGGATACGATGACTCCGCAGCCCGTATTTGCGATTGTTCGGAAGTCCAAGGAACCGATGCAGAATCTACTCTCTGAGACGAGAAATCTGGTCGTTGTATTGGATAACGTACAAGATCCGGGCAATGTGGGAACGATTATTCGTAGCGCTGATGCCGCAGGTGCGGCTGGTGTTGTGCTGGGAACAGGCTGTGCGGACGTCTATAACCCGAAAACAATTCGTTCGACGATGGGCTCATTGTTTCATTTGCCAATTGTTGAAGGATCACTGGAGACGTTGCTGCCTGAAGCCAAGGTGGCTGGTGTGAAGCTTGTGAGCACATCTTTGCAGGCAGAATACTCGTGTTATAGTTATGATTTTACGCAGGCAGTGTGGCTTGTCATTGGTAATGAGGGTAAAGGCATCTCGGAGTCCACCGCACGGTTAGTGGATGATGCCATTACGATTCCCATGCAAGGACAAGCGGAGTCGCTGAATGCAGCGATGGCTGCTACCGTTCTGTTGTTTGAGGCGATGAGGCAGCGGTTGGTTTAG
- a CDS encoding response regulator produces the protein MMYQLIIVDDEIHAVEGIRLGMDWSKLGIDKVLTAHTVKQAKELFEEERIDIMLCDIEMPQASGLELAQWVRERFPQTETIFLTCHADFDYAKQAIRLGSLDYILKPVPFNELEKVILKAKERIHKEAEFIQISQFGQFWFQLQPMLNERFWQDILNQTIPSNPQALSLAAADRNIEYLAEMLFLPILINIQRWHKSLTLREEKILEYGLKNSAEEILLKSKKEGLVIALSNRRILTILSLEEKEDLTAALEQEGQRYVEECSHYFYCDISCYIGQPVHGHEMLDMVNKLNELDRNNVAYNNKVFFLSKSQNKSSYYEPANIKLWSVMLAKDLFDEVLSESTQYLNGLDRGILNADLLNRVYQDFQQMMYFVLQTKGIQAHQLYSDPFSQQMILNAPRSITNLLEWVEHALKKAKEYVHSLEQSLTVVQKVMQFIQLNISKDISREEIANHVFLNPDYLTRIFKKETGIAVSDYLFQERLRIAKELLIKTDMQISAIASHIGYVNFSHFSRMFKKHTNMNPNEFRNTHQHPKLEL, from the coding sequence ATGATGTACCAGTTAATTATTGTTGATGATGAGATACATGCTGTCGAAGGGATTCGCCTGGGTATGGATTGGAGTAAGCTGGGAATTGATAAAGTTTTAACGGCGCATACGGTTAAGCAGGCAAAAGAATTGTTTGAGGAAGAGCGTATTGATATCATGCTCTGTGATATCGAGATGCCTCAAGCATCCGGTTTGGAGTTAGCCCAATGGGTTCGAGAACGATTTCCTCAAACAGAAACTATTTTTTTAACGTGTCACGCTGATTTTGACTATGCCAAGCAGGCGATCCGATTAGGAAGTTTAGATTATATTTTAAAGCCTGTACCATTCAATGAACTGGAAAAGGTAATCCTCAAAGCAAAAGAAAGGATTCACAAAGAAGCAGAGTTTATTCAAATCAGTCAATTTGGGCAATTCTGGTTCCAGCTTCAACCGATGTTAAACGAACGGTTCTGGCAGGATATTTTGAATCAAACTATTCCATCCAATCCACAAGCTCTGAGTCTCGCTGCTGCAGATCGAAATATTGAATATCTAGCTGAAATGTTATTTTTACCAATCTTGATTAACATTCAAAGATGGCATAAATCCCTAACCTTACGTGAGGAAAAGATATTGGAGTATGGTCTTAAAAATTCTGCTGAGGAAATACTTCTTAAGTCAAAAAAAGAAGGATTGGTTATTGCGCTAAGCAATAGAAGAATCCTTACCATACTATCTTTAGAAGAAAAAGAGGATCTCACAGCCGCATTAGAGCAAGAAGGGCAACGCTATGTTGAGGAATGCAGTCATTATTTTTATTGTGACATCTCATGTTATATTGGACAACCTGTTCATGGTCATGAAATGTTGGATATGGTGAACAAACTCAATGAATTGGATCGCAATAATGTTGCGTACAACAATAAGGTGTTTTTCCTTTCTAAATCTCAAAATAAATCCTCATATTATGAGCCCGCAAATATCAAGTTATGGAGTGTTATGTTAGCTAAAGATTTATTTGATGAAGTATTAAGTGAATCTACCCAGTATTTAAATGGTCTGGATAGAGGGATTCTAAACGCCGATCTTTTGAACCGAGTCTATCAGGACTTTCAACAGATGATGTATTTTGTACTACAAACAAAAGGAATTCAAGCACATCAATTATACAGTGATCCCTTTTCACAGCAAATGATTTTGAATGCTCCTCGTTCCATAACCAATTTACTTGAGTGGGTTGAACACGCTTTAAAAAAAGCAAAAGAATATGTACATTCGCTAGAACAATCATTGACTGTTGTACAGAAAGTAATGCAGTTCATACAACTTAATATTTCAAAGGATATTTCCCGAGAAGAAATTGCCAATCATGTCTTCCTTAATCCAGATTACTTAACACGTATTTTTAAAAAAGAAACAGGCATTGCTGTATCTGATTATTTGTTTCAAGAAAGGTTACGGATCGCCAAAGAACTCTTGATAAAAACGGATATGCAAATCAGTGCAATAGCTTCACATATTGGATATGTGAATTTTTCTCATTTTTCACGGATGTTTAAGAAACATACCAATATGAACCCGAATGAATTTCGCAATACACATCAACATCCAAAACTAGAATTATGA
- a CDS encoding sensor histidine kinase, producing MGIHFPRFSWNSIRFKLVVGLFAVTLPLITLLIYNNRYSIDVVRNQVAISNKNLISLYMNQIDDRLELAEKNILGLATVNYDIQSMNAPNSEDEYQIAKYNASFNLSNNMYLYKSIDSFFVFKPERQDLLNISQSSVSFQERIEVEDNLIKHLNHLSNSSQLISNSWYIRNIGGHSYLLRVTKADHLFIGAWVNANTLLSPLSLIDLGKNGTGLLITSEGKPMVRTDINLEHIDLTRGFQHYYLTGDKDNLMIVGQSSKEGEFSLAAIIPNDQILQNLPMLSWLIGWISFSAIGLVPVSLFFLHRTLLVPLNRLIAVMNKINKGLLHVRVENYKTSDEFLMVYHTFNKMIKQIEKLKIDVYEEQLSKQRIELQHLQLQINPHFFMNSLNILYNLAQVKNFALIQDMTLCLVRYFRFMFRSNLSFVTLTEELEHVRNYVRIQELRFPEQVTCTIEYPETLKHLNIPPLLIQTFLENSIKHSVTLEEPLHLSVILELRETGLNPFIEIIIRDTGRGFPEDVLTQIRSGNRIVDEKGDHIGIWNVKKRLLLLYGQNASLSCYNGFPQGAVVVVRLPYAEEI from the coding sequence ATGGGTATACATTTTCCTCGTTTTTCATGGAACTCGATTCGTTTCAAACTGGTTGTGGGCTTGTTTGCTGTTACATTACCGCTTATTACTCTCCTTATCTACAACAATCGCTATAGTATTGATGTGGTCCGTAACCAAGTAGCTATCTCTAACAAGAATTTGATCTCTTTATATATGAACCAGATTGATGACCGGTTAGAACTTGCCGAGAAGAATATACTCGGACTGGCAACAGTTAATTATGATATTCAGTCTATGAATGCACCAAATTCCGAAGATGAATATCAAATAGCGAAGTATAATGCTTCCTTCAATCTATCTAATAATATGTATTTATACAAATCAATTGATTCATTTTTTGTTTTCAAACCTGAACGTCAAGATTTACTGAATATTTCGCAATCCTCAGTATCATTTCAAGAACGTATAGAAGTAGAGGATAATCTGATTAAACACTTAAATCATTTATCTAATTCGTCCCAACTGATAAGCAACTCCTGGTATATCCGAAATATAGGAGGTCACAGTTATCTCCTCCGCGTCACTAAAGCAGACCATTTATTTATCGGAGCTTGGGTTAATGCCAATACACTACTTAGCCCCCTTAGTTTAATAGATCTTGGGAAAAACGGTACTGGGCTCCTCATAACTTCTGAAGGGAAACCTATGGTTCGGACGGATATAAATCTTGAACATATTGATCTTACTAGAGGATTCCAACATTATTATCTAACAGGTGACAAAGATAACTTGATGATTGTCGGCCAATCTTCTAAAGAGGGTGAGTTTAGTCTGGCTGCAATCATACCCAATGATCAGATTCTACAGAATCTGCCTATGTTATCATGGCTAATCGGTTGGATCTCATTTTCTGCCATAGGACTAGTGCCAGTAAGTCTATTTTTTCTACATCGCACCTTGTTAGTGCCTTTAAACCGTCTCATTGCAGTCATGAATAAAATTAATAAAGGCTTATTACATGTTCGCGTGGAGAATTACAAAACTTCCGACGAATTTTTAATGGTATACCACACTTTTAATAAGATGATTAAACAAATTGAGAAATTAAAAATTGATGTGTATGAAGAACAATTGAGTAAGCAGAGAATCGAACTTCAGCACCTCCAGCTTCAGATTAATCCTCATTTTTTTATGAATTCATTAAATATTCTATATAACTTGGCTCAAGTGAAGAATTTTGCTCTTATTCAAGACATGACTCTATGCCTGGTTCGCTACTTCAGGTTTATGTTCCGAAGCAATCTTTCCTTTGTAACGCTAACTGAGGAACTTGAACATGTCCGCAATTATGTTCGAATCCAGGAATTGCGTTTCCCAGAACAAGTGACTTGTACTATAGAATATCCTGAAACGTTAAAACATTTAAACATCCCTCCACTGCTCATTCAAACATTTCTTGAAAATTCAATCAAACATAGCGTTACTTTAGAGGAACCTTTGCATCTGTCGGTCATACTTGAATTACGAGAAACAGGTTTAAATCCATTTATTGAAATCATTATTAGAGACACGGGTAGAGGATTTCCAGAAGATGTTTTAACACAAATTCGTTCGGGAAACCGAATCGTTGATGAGAAAGGTGACCACATAGGCATATGGAATGTTAAGAAAAGGTTACTTCTACTATATGGTCAGAATGCGTCATTATCCTGTTATAATGGCTTTCCACAAGGCGCTGTAGTAGTGGTTCGACTTCCTTACGCTGAAGAGATTTAG
- a CDS encoding TrkA family potassium uptake protein, producing MAKKQYAVIGMGRFGSSVANVLSGMGFDVLAIDADEQRTQEMSNVVTHAVSADSTDEEALRALGIRNFDVVVVAIGEDIQASILTTLILKDMGVPVLIVKAQNELHGKVLQKIGADKVIYPERDMGLRVAHHLTSPNILDYIELSEDYSILEMRASEQMIGKNLLELNIRARFGCNVMAIRSGNSMNISPYADDRIEDGDVLIIVGHKDHLTKMELAYPK from the coding sequence ATGGCAAAGAAACAGTATGCTGTGATTGGCATGGGACGATTTGGATCAAGTGTAGCCAATGTATTAAGTGGTATGGGATTCGATGTGCTGGCAATTGATGCAGATGAGCAACGGACACAGGAAATGTCTAATGTGGTGACCCATGCTGTCTCAGCCGATTCTACAGATGAAGAAGCGCTACGTGCGCTGGGCATACGAAATTTCGATGTTGTCGTGGTGGCAATTGGTGAAGATATTCAGGCAAGTATCCTGACTACGCTCATTCTGAAGGATATGGGTGTGCCAGTTCTTATTGTAAAAGCTCAAAATGAGCTCCACGGTAAAGTATTACAAAAAATTGGTGCGGACAAAGTCATATATCCTGAACGGGATATGGGTCTGCGTGTAGCGCATCATCTAACCTCACCAAACATACTAGATTATATTGAGCTGTCTGAGGACTACAGTATCCTTGAGATGAGAGCCTCTGAGCAAATGATCGGAAAAAACTTGCTCGAGCTAAACATTCGGGCACGGTTCGGTTGTAACGTGATGGCGATTCGTAGTGGTAATTCGATGAACATCTCTCCATATGCCGATGATCGGATTGAGGATGGGGATGTATTGATCATTGTAGGGCATAAGGATCATCTGACGAAGATGGAACTGGCCTATCCGAAGTGA
- a CDS encoding helix-turn-helix domain-containing protein produces MTSIGEKLKYIRKLNKLNQTEFSQMIGVSQGALSELEKNKYKPSVDTVIALKKKFNIDLEWFIFEDDLDKSKQVFSVQLDDFESKFIADLRKLNKNDKEELEGILDLKLKYRLRSKGSL; encoded by the coding sequence ATGACTAGCATAGGAGAAAAGTTAAAATATATAAGGAAATTAAACAAACTTAATCAAACAGAATTCTCACAGATGATCGGTGTTTCACAGGGAGCATTAAGTGAGCTAGAAAAAAATAAATACAAACCATCAGTAGATACTGTAATCGCATTAAAAAAGAAATTTAATATTGATTTGGAGTGGTTTATCTTTGAGGATGATTTAGATAAAAGTAAACAAGTTTTTAGTGTTCAATTAGATGATTTCGAATCAAAATTTATAGCAGATCTTAGAAAGCTGAATAAGAATGATAAAGAAGAGTTAGAAGGTATTTTAGATTTAAAATTAAAGTACAGATTGAGGAGTAAAGGGAGTTTATAA
- a CDS encoding response regulator transcription factor, producing MKNSVLIVDDHWVVREGLKLILETNDKFSVAGEAEEGIAALQLMEDLNPDVVLLDLNMPGGLGGLDTLKKMHEKKIQIPVIILTTYNEDDLMINGLALGAKGYLLKDTSRENLFRTLESALRGQTLLQPEVTARVFSFREREPVSNVKSERNTLLTEKELIILQAVARGMRSKEIAFDMGVTERTIKAHLTNIYNKLGVDSRSEAVAVSVENGILHL from the coding sequence ATGAAAAACTCGGTTTTAATTGTTGATGATCATTGGGTTGTAAGAGAAGGCCTCAAGTTAATTTTAGAAACAAATGATAAATTTTCTGTAGCAGGCGAAGCTGAAGAAGGTATAGCAGCTTTACAGCTGATGGAGGATCTCAATCCTGATGTTGTTTTACTTGATCTAAATATGCCAGGTGGTCTAGGTGGACTGGACACTTTGAAGAAGATGCATGAGAAAAAAATTCAGATACCAGTGATTATCTTGACTACATACAATGAGGATGACCTGATGATCAACGGTCTAGCGCTTGGTGCAAAAGGTTATCTTCTTAAAGATACAAGTCGGGAAAATTTGTTTCGTACTTTAGAATCAGCACTTCGCGGTCAAACATTATTACAACCTGAAGTAACAGCGCGTGTATTTTCATTCAGGGAAAGGGAACCTGTCAGCAACGTCAAATCAGAGAGAAATACGTTGTTAACCGAGAAAGAATTAATCATTCTTCAAGCCGTTGCACGTGGAATGCGTAGCAAAGAAATTGCGTTTGATATGGGTGTTACAGAAAGGACAATAAAAGCTCATCTAACTAATATTTATAATAAGCTAGGGGTTGATTCACGATCTGAGGCTGTTGCTGTCTCAGTGGAAAATGGAATTCTTCACTTGTAA
- the sspI gene encoding small acid-soluble spore protein SspI codes for MPITLSLRDAIVHKVHDKSDDQLREMIEGSVDGPEAALPGLGAIFEMIWKNTEPAKQEELIQIAQEHLHTIPVQPLR; via the coding sequence ATGCCAATTACATTAAGCCTGCGTGACGCGATTGTTCATAAGGTTCATGACAAAAGTGATGATCAGCTCCGAGAGATGATTGAAGGTTCCGTTGACGGGCCTGAGGCAGCTTTACCTGGACTTGGCGCCATTTTCGAAATGATCTGGAAGAACACAGAACCTGCCAAGCAGGAAGAACTGATTCAGATCGCGCAGGAGCATCTGCACACCATTCCCGTACAACCGCTTCGATAA